The DNA sequence CTGGATCGCCTGAATCACGTTTTCCTTGTCGCCACGGCTGGTCACCATGATGAACTGCAGGTTTTTCAGCTCAGGCTGCTGACGGCACCAGGTGAGCAGTTCCAGGCCGGACATTTCCGGCATCTCCCAGTCGCACAGGACCAGGTCGAACGCTTCCTTGCCCAGCAGCGCCATAGCCTTGCGACCATTGACGGCATCGTCGATGGTCATGCCCGGGAAGGCATTGCGCAGGCATTTGCGGACCAGGTCACGGATGAACGGAGCGTCATCCACAACCAGCACATTCACTTTACTCATCGATACTCCTTCTGAATCCCGGCTAGCCTACCGCCGAATAATGGCCATTTGCTACAACCTGGTCACGCCGGGACTTCTTCACATCGTTCGCGGGTGCCTGCCGGCTCCTCGACCGCAAACGAAAACGCCCGGCCAAGGCCGGGCGTCGATGCTCGGGAGCAACCTTATTTATCGTCAGGTTCAGCCGGAACATTAGCTTTTTCGCCGTCATCGACTGCAGTGCCCTGCACTTCTGCCGTCATGCGCTTGAGGCCCATGTGGCGCACATCGGTGCCGCGCACCAGGTAGATCACCAGCTCGGAGATGTTGCGCGCGTGGTCGCCGATACGCTCCAGCGAACGCAGCACCCAGATCACGCTCAGTACCCGCGAGATCGAGCGCGGGTCTTCCATCATGTAGGTCACCAGCTCGCGCAGGGCGGTCTTGTATTCGCGGTCGATGGTCTTGTCGTACTGGGCCACCGACAACGCCAGGTCGGCGTCGAAGCGGGCAAAGGCGTCCAGCGCGTCGCGGACCATGTTGCGCACCTGGTCGCCGATGTGGCGCACCTCGACGTAGCCACGCGGCGACTCGCCTTCCTCGCATAGCTGGATGGCGCGGCGGGCGATCTTGGTCGACTCGTCACCAATGCGCTCCAGGTCGATCACCGACTTGGAGATGCTGATGATCAGGCGCAGGTCGGACGCCGCTGGCTGACGACGGGCCAGGATCCGCAGGCACTCCTCGTCGATGTTGCGCTCCATCTGGTTGATCTGCTCGTCGACTTCGCGCACTTGCTGGGCCAGGCCAGAGTCGGCCTCGATCAGCGCGGTGACCGCGTCGTTGACCTGCTTCTCGACCAGCCCGCCCATGGCCAGCAGGTGGCTGCGCACCTCTTCGAGCTCGGCGTTGAACTGCTGGGAAATGTGATGGGTAAGGCTTTCTTTGTTGATCATCATTCGCTCCGCGAAGAAGCTCAAAGCTTCAAGTAATCGTCTGGTTCCCTGTGCCGCAGGGCTGCTAGCCGTAGCGACCGGTGATGTAGTCTTCGGTCTGCTTCTTCGCCGGGTTGGTGAACAGGGTATCGGTATCGCCGAATTCGACCAGCTTGCCCATGTACATGAACGCGGTGTAGTCGGAGACCCGCGCCGCCTGTTGCATGTTGTGGGTCACGATGACGATGGTGTACTTGGATTTCAATTCGTAGATCAGTTCCTCGACCTTCAGGGTCGAGATCGGGTCCAGCGCCGAGCACGGTTCGTCGAGCAGCAACACCTCCGGCTCCACGGCGATGGTGCGGGCGATGACCAGGCGCTGCTGCTGGCCGCCGGACAGGCCCAGGGCCGAATCGTGCAGGCGGTCCTTGACCTCGTCCCACAGGGCCGCACCCTTCAGCGCCCACTCGACCGCTTCATCGAGCACGCGCTTCTTGTTGATGCCCTGGATACGCAGGCCGTAGACCACGTTCTCATAGATGGTCTTGGGGAACGGGTTGGGCTTCTGGAACACCATGCCGACACGGCGACGCAACTCGGCCACGTCTTCGCCCTTGCGGTAGATGTTGGTGCCGTACAGGTTGATGGCGCCTTCCACGCGGCAGCCGTCAACCAGGTCGTTCATGCGGTTGAAGGTACGCAACAGGGTCGACTTGCCGCAGCCGGACGGGCCGATGAAGGCGGTCACGCGCTGCTTGGGGATGTTCATCTGCACGTCGAACAGCGCTTGCTTGTCGCCGTAGAACAGGCTCAGGCCCGGTACTTCGATGGCCACGGTTTCTTCGGCCAGGCGCAGGCCTTGCTTGTCGCGGCCCAGGGCAGACATGTCGATGCCGTGGGCGTGGGATTCTTGCTGCATGGTCAACTCCATACGCTAACAATTCGTTTCAAAGGGCCGCGCCACATGGGGCGGCACGCTTGCGATCAGGCTCAGCTGTCGAGGGCCTTGTACTTTTCGCGCAGGTGGTTGCGGATCCACACTGCCGAGAGGTTGAGGGCCGCGATTACCAACACCAGCAGCAGCGCCGTGGCGTACACCAGTGGCCGCGCGGCTTCGACGTTGGGGCTCTGGAAGCCGACGTCATAGATGTGGAAGCCCAGGTGCATGATCTTCTGGTCCAGG is a window from the Pseudomonas anuradhapurensis genome containing:
- the phoU gene encoding phosphate signaling complex protein PhoU, with protein sequence MINKESLTHHISQQFNAELEEVRSHLLAMGGLVEKQVNDAVTALIEADSGLAQQVREVDEQINQMERNIDEECLRILARRQPAASDLRLIISISKSVIDLERIGDESTKIARRAIQLCEEGESPRGYVEVRHIGDQVRNMVRDALDAFARFDADLALSVAQYDKTIDREYKTALRELVTYMMEDPRSISRVLSVIWVLRSLERIGDHARNISELVIYLVRGTDVRHMGLKRMTAEVQGTAVDDGEKANVPAEPDDK
- the pstB gene encoding phosphate ABC transporter ATP-binding protein PstB, whose amino-acid sequence is MQQESHAHGIDMSALGRDKQGLRLAEETVAIEVPGLSLFYGDKQALFDVQMNIPKQRVTAFIGPSGCGKSTLLRTFNRMNDLVDGCRVEGAINLYGTNIYRKGEDVAELRRRVGMVFQKPNPFPKTIYENVVYGLRIQGINKKRVLDEAVEWALKGAALWDEVKDRLHDSALGLSGGQQQRLVIARTIAVEPEVLLLDEPCSALDPISTLKVEELIYELKSKYTIVIVTHNMQQAARVSDYTAFMYMGKLVEFGDTDTLFTNPAKKQTEDYITGRYG